In one Mucilaginibacter ginsenosidivorax genomic region, the following are encoded:
- a CDS encoding tetratricopeptide repeat protein produces the protein MEEEFEFGFTEDPKFSVERYEEMIRNQDQYFFDAQAFENIIDYYIEKNDPARALQVAEYARNQHPFAAVFLIKQAQLLVVGNKVPEAFAALEKAAMLEASDADIYIIRGNLYESMERFSEALENYEKALGLAEETDEILLHIAYVYQNMGDYDTAISYLKLCLKQNMENQDALYELAFCYDVMDNQQESVQFYQQYIDNEPYSYAAWYNLGNAYTKLSLFEKAIDAYDYAILIKDSFASAYFNKGNALVNLEKYAEAIEVYRHTFEYEQPNADTYCAIGECYEKLEQMDDARAFYKKSVKMDPKLADAWFGIGVTLDFEERYFEALHFYKKALDLDIANADYWFAIADAEYKLGHMTEAEQAYEKVVELNPLDIDAWLDYSSILYEQQRLVGAIEIISQAIKNNPEAAELYYRMVAYLFAKGEYNEALNHLEMALTSDPEKHYILFDYLPQLQKNKVIVDIINRYTK, from the coding sequence ATGGAAGAAGAATTTGAATTTGGTTTTACTGAAGATCCCAAATTTTCGGTAGAACGGTACGAGGAAATGATTCGAAATCAAGACCAGTACTTTTTTGATGCCCAGGCGTTTGAGAACATTATCGACTATTACATCGAAAAGAATGATCCGGCCAGGGCGCTACAGGTAGCAGAGTATGCGCGCAATCAGCATCCATTTGCAGCGGTATTTTTAATTAAACAGGCCCAGTTACTGGTGGTAGGCAATAAAGTGCCCGAAGCATTTGCCGCGCTTGAAAAAGCAGCCATGCTTGAGGCCTCGGATGCCGATATTTATATCATTCGCGGCAACCTGTACGAGAGTATGGAGCGTTTTAGCGAGGCCCTGGAAAATTATGAAAAAGCCCTTGGCCTGGCCGAAGAAACCGACGAAATACTGCTGCATATAGCCTACGTTTACCAAAACATGGGCGATTATGATACCGCCATAAGCTATCTTAAGCTATGCCTTAAGCAAAATATGGAAAACCAGGACGCCCTTTACGAACTGGCATTTTGCTACGATGTAATGGATAACCAGCAGGAAAGCGTACAGTTTTATCAGCAATATATCGATAACGAACCATATAGCTATGCCGCCTGGTACAACCTGGGCAATGCCTATACCAAACTGAGTTTGTTTGAAAAAGCTATTGATGCTTATGACTATGCCATCCTGATTAAAGATAGTTTTGCATCGGCCTACTTTAACAAGGGTAATGCCCTGGTTAACCTGGAAAAATATGCCGAAGCTATTGAAGTATATCGCCACACCTTTGAGTATGAGCAACCCAATGCCGATACTTATTGCGCTATAGGCGAGTGCTACGAGAAACTGGAGCAGATGGATGACGCCCGTGCATTCTATAAAAAATCGGTGAAAATGGATCCTAAACTGGCCGATGCCTGGTTTGGTATCGGGGTTACGCTTGATTTTGAGGAGCGCTATTTTGAGGCGCTGCATTTTTACAAAAAAGCCCTTGATTTGGATATTGCCAATGCCGACTACTGGTTTGCCATTGCCGATGCCGAATATAAACTGGGCCACATGACCGAAGCCGAACAAGCTTACGAAAAAGTGGTTGAACTAAACCCGCTGGATATTGATGCCTGGCTGGATTACTCATCTATATTGTATGAGCAGCAACGCTTGGTAGGCGCTATAGAAATCATATCACAAGCCATAAAAAACAACCCCGAAGCTGCCGAGCTTTATTACCGGATGGTTGCCTACCTGTTTGCCAAAGGCGAATACAATGAAGCACTAAACCACCTGGAAATGGCCCTCACCAGCGATCCGGAAAAGCACTATATTTTATTTGATTACCTGCCCCAATTACAAAAAAACAAAGTGATTGTGGATATTATTAACAGGTATACAAAGTAG
- the amaB gene encoding L-piperidine-6-carboxylate dehydrogenase, protein MGLDITDILKRLHINDVNDAFSTGSNWGSSAGAAIKNITSPVDGQKIASVKFATEADYNQVVEQAATAFKTWRTTPAPKRGEVVRQIGEALRANKQDLGTLVSYEMGKSLQEGLGEVQEMIDIADFAVGLSRQLYGLTMHSERPEHRMYEQYHPLGIVGIISAFNFPVAVWSWNSLLAMVCGDVSIWKPSEKTPLTAIACQHIAQEVLKRNDIADGVLNLINGDRNIGELMANDTRIPLVSATGSTRMGKAVGAAVGARLGKSLLELGGNNSIIITENADLDMSLIGAVFGAVGTAGQRCTSTRRLIIHESVYDAFKQKLVSAYGQIRIGNPLDEHNHMGPLIDTDAVALYLDSIEKCKAEGGNFVVEGGKLEGDAYASGCYVKPCIAEVENHYKIVQHETFAPILYLIKYSTIEEAVELQNGVPQGLSSAIMTNNLREAEQFLSYAGSDCGIANVNIGTSGAEIGGAFGGEKETGGGRESGSDAWKVYMRRQTNTINYSKTLPLAQGIKFDL, encoded by the coding sequence ATGGGCCTTGATATAACAGACATTCTAAAACGTTTACATATAAACGATGTAAATGATGCTTTTAGTACAGGCAGCAACTGGGGCAGCAGCGCTGGTGCAGCAATAAAAAATATTACATCGCCGGTTGACGGCCAAAAAATAGCGTCGGTTAAATTTGCTACCGAAGCCGATTATAATCAGGTAGTTGAGCAGGCAGCCACTGCGTTTAAAACCTGGCGTACAACGCCGGCTCCCAAGCGCGGCGAGGTAGTACGCCAGATAGGCGAGGCCCTGCGTGCCAATAAACAGGACTTGGGTACCCTGGTATCATACGAGATGGGCAAAAGCCTGCAGGAAGGGCTGGGCGAAGTGCAGGAAATGATTGACATTGCCGATTTTGCCGTTGGCCTGAGCCGCCAGCTATACGGGCTAACCATGCACAGCGAAAGGCCGGAGCACCGCATGTATGAGCAATACCACCCGCTGGGTATTGTTGGTATTATATCGGCTTTTAATTTTCCGGTGGCCGTTTGGAGCTGGAACTCGCTGCTGGCCATGGTTTGCGGCGATGTAAGTATATGGAAACCATCCGAAAAAACACCTTTAACCGCTATTGCGTGCCAGCACATAGCGCAGGAGGTTTTAAAAAGGAACGACATAGCCGATGGCGTTTTGAATTTAATTAACGGCGACCGTAACATTGGCGAACTGATGGCCAATGATACCCGGATACCGCTGGTATCGGCCACCGGATCAACCCGTATGGGTAAAGCAGTTGGCGCGGCAGTTGGCGCGCGGCTTGGCAAAAGCCTGCTGGAGCTTGGTGGTAACAACTCCATCATTATTACCGAAAATGCCGACCTGGATATGTCGTTAATCGGCGCCGTATTTGGCGCGGTGGGCACTGCCGGACAGCGCTGTACCAGCACACGCAGGCTCATTATTCACGAAAGTGTTTACGATGCCTTTAAACAAAAGCTGGTAAGCGCTTATGGCCAGATACGTATTGGCAACCCGCTGGATGAGCACAACCACATGGGGCCGCTTATTGATACCGACGCTGTTGCGCTTTACCTTGATTCGATTGAGAAATGTAAAGCCGAAGGCGGAAACTTTGTGGTAGAAGGCGGCAAGCTGGAAGGCGATGCTTATGCATCGGGCTGTTATGTAAAGCCTTGTATTGCCGAGGTAGAAAACCACTATAAAATTGTACAACACGAAACCTTTGCCCCAATACTATACCTGATTAAATATTCAACCATCGAAGAGGCTGTTGAATTGCAAAATGGGGTGCCACAGGGCCTGTCATCGGCCATTATGACCAATAATTTACGCGAGGCAGAACAATTTTTATCCTACGCTGGTTCTGATTGTGGAATTGCCAACGTAAACATTGGTACATCGGGTGCCGAGATAGGCGGCGCCTTTGGCGGCGAAAAAGAAACCGGCGGCGGCCGCGAATCGGGATCTGATGCATGGAAAGTTTACATGAGGAGGCAAACCAATACTATTAATTATTCAAAAACGTTGCCATTAGCTCAGGGGATCAAATTCGATCTCTAA
- a CDS encoding S8 family serine peptidase — protein sequence MFNFRPLILSAFLFSSLTITISVSAQEAVKKSEPEPPKFWHLMDLKTEGYFGISLKQAYLFVKGKQSKTVVVATLDSGIDTLQKDLKSILWVNKKEIPGNGIDDDHNGYVDDIHGWNFLGGAGGKADFNETTEEVREYNKLKGKYANATDSTATNKKEFAYWQRVKTVYDTTLNKATTETTQLQPIMNALMATSGYIKQALKIGANGTFRETDLVNMKTANDTLSQSKYVWTTIFSQEGGNKTNAEIIKDLSEYLAKLNNDLAPDLEARKRIVGDNVDSMDHKPYGNNLLKFADASHGTGVAGLIGAVRNNGYGINGVADNVRIMAVKTVPNGDEYDKDVANAIRYAVDNGAKIINMSFGKKLSPHKQWVDDAFKYAASKDVLLVLAAGNDNDDMDKNPDYPNDLFADGSSTDADNLINVGASSAKLGDHLAGDFSNYGKKMVDVFAPGVKVTTVDTDAEFNTEDGTSFSAPITSGIAALLLEYYPTLSAKQLKQVILASATPLTGTMVYKPGSKTEKVDFTTLSKTGGIVNAYKALQIASTLQGERK from the coding sequence ATGTTCAATTTTCGTCCACTTATTTTAAGCGCTTTTTTATTTTCGTCACTAACAATAACCATATCGGTATCGGCTCAGGAGGCCGTGAAAAAGTCCGAGCCCGAACCGCCAAAGTTCTGGCACCTGATGGATCTTAAAACCGAGGGCTACTTTGGTATAAGCTTAAAACAGGCTTATCTTTTTGTAAAGGGCAAGCAGAGTAAAACAGTGGTGGTGGCCACGCTGGATAGTGGTATTGACACCTTGCAAAAAGACCTGAAAAGTATTTTATGGGTAAATAAAAAGGAAATTCCGGGTAACGGTATTGATGACGACCATAATGGTTACGTGGATGATATACATGGCTGGAATTTTTTGGGTGGCGCCGGCGGTAAAGCCGATTTTAACGAGACTACCGAGGAGGTGCGCGAGTATAATAAGCTGAAAGGCAAGTACGCAAATGCTACCGATAGCACCGCTACCAACAAGAAAGAATTTGCTTATTGGCAGCGCGTTAAAACTGTTTATGATACAACCCTGAACAAGGCAACTACCGAAACCACGCAGCTACAGCCTATCATGAACGCGCTGATGGCAACCAGCGGATATATTAAACAAGCACTTAAAATAGGGGCAAACGGCACTTTTAGGGAAACGGATTTGGTGAACATGAAAACCGCCAACGACACCTTAAGCCAGAGTAAATATGTTTGGACAACCATATTTTCACAGGAAGGCGGCAATAAAACCAATGCCGAAATTATTAAGGATTTGAGCGAATATCTGGCCAAACTGAACAATGACCTTGCGCCCGACCTGGAAGCCCGCAAAAGAATTGTTGGCGACAATGTAGATAGTATGGATCATAAGCCTTACGGTAATAACCTGTTGAAATTTGCCGATGCATCGCACGGTACAGGCGTGGCCGGGCTTATTGGCGCTGTACGCAATAACGGTTACGGAATTAATGGTGTGGCCGATAATGTGCGTATTATGGCCGTTAAAACGGTACCCAATGGCGATGAGTACGATAAAGATGTGGCCAACGCCATCCGCTACGCGGTTGATAACGGGGCCAAAATCATTAACATGAGCTTTGGCAAAAAACTATCGCCACATAAGCAATGGGTTGATGACGCGTTTAAGTACGCCGCCTCAAAAGATGTGCTGCTGGTGCTGGCCGCCGGAAATGATAACGACGATATGGATAAGAACCCCGATTATCCGAATGATTTATTTGCCGATGGTTCATCAACAGATGCAGATAACCTGATTAACGTAGGCGCTTCATCTGCCAAATTGGGCGATCACCTGGCCGGCGACTTTAGCAACTACGGCAAAAAAATGGTTGATGTTTTTGCCCCAGGTGTAAAGGTTACCACTGTTGATACTGATGCGGAGTTTAACACCGAGGATGGTACCAGTTTTTCGGCACCTATAACATCGGGTATTGCGGCTCTTTTGTTGGAATACTACCCAACATTAAGCGCCAAACAGCTAAAACAGGTGATCCTGGCATCGGCAACGCCATTAACCGGCACCATGGTTTACAAACCCGGCAGCAAAACCGAAAAGGTTGATTTTACCACCCTAAGCAAAACCGGCGGCATTGTAAACGCCTATAAAGCATTACAGATTGCATCAACCTTGCAGGGCGAGAGGAAATAA
- a CDS encoding SPW repeat domain-containing protein produces MKSFIPTTTYAVLNYVIALLLISTLWTFDTLHIGGAALFLPLIIGWLQLIMAIFANNKLGFLKVFPMSMHNVNDVIMGSFLMCSPWVYDFHSKIWIPQVLFGGALFIMGIFTQGSPLINKEHTLQQGGITSTDSL; encoded by the coding sequence ATGAAAAGCTTCATTCCTACAACTACTTATGCAGTTTTAAATTATGTAATTGCCCTTTTACTAATTTCGACACTGTGGACATTTGATACCTTGCACATTGGTGGCGCGGCGTTATTTTTACCGTTAATTATAGGATGGCTGCAACTGATCATGGCTATTTTTGCTAATAACAAACTGGGCTTTTTAAAAGTATTCCCGATGAGCATGCATAATGTAAACGATGTAATTATGGGTTCGTTTTTAATGTGCTCACCATGGGTATACGATTTTCATTCAAAAATCTGGATTCCGCAGGTACTTTTTGGTGGCGCGTTATTTATAATGGGCATCTTCACCCAGGGCTCGCCGCTGATTAATAAAGAGCATACCTTACAACAAGGCGGTATTACTTCAACCGATTCATTGTAA
- a CDS encoding PAS domain-containing protein gives MRVPFTPELLGNLIEKGYSYLLVNINSQLTDEAVTITMMPVKQKPALNNLPDGYETFYKITREPMQLACGVDSSNIFIEYQTIDNTITQDELFDDRYFRMSEDFFRQVLESLEDYAVITTDTNGDINSWNTGAEKVLGYKEPEILGKCADVFFTPEDVAAGVPEQELKTALKEGRAIDERYHMRKDGTRFWGSGLVFPLHDDQHRHRGYTKIMRNLREREQAQEQKVPE, from the coding sequence ATGCGCGTTCCATTTACCCCTGAGCTGCTTGGCAACCTGATAGAAAAAGGATACAGCTATCTTTTAGTAAATATTAACAGCCAGCTTACCGACGAAGCTGTTACCATTACCATGATGCCTGTAAAGCAAAAACCAGCACTAAACAACCTGCCCGATGGCTACGAAACCTTTTATAAAATTACCCGCGAACCGATGCAACTGGCCTGCGGTGTAGATAGCAGCAATATTTTTATTGAATATCAAACTATTGATAACACCATTACCCAGGACGAATTATTTGACGACCGTTATTTCAGGATGAGCGAAGATTTTTTCAGGCAGGTATTGGAAAGCTTGGAAGATTACGCGGTAATTACTACTGACACCAATGGCGATATCAACAGCTGGAATACTGGCGCCGAAAAGGTGTTGGGCTATAAAGAGCCTGAGATTTTAGGCAAATGCGCCGATGTGTTTTTTACCCCGGAGGACGTTGCAGCAGGCGTACCGGAACAGGAGTTAAAAACTGCCTTGAAAGAAGGCCGCGCTATTGACGAACGCTACCATATGCGTAAAGATGGCACCCGTTTTTGGGGCAGCGGGCTGGTATTCCCGCTACATGATGATCAGCACCGGCATCGCGGATATACCAAGATTATGCGTAACCTGCGCGAAAGGGAACAAGCGCAGGAACAAAAAGTTCCTGAATAA
- a CDS encoding BamA/TamA family outer membrane protein — MISLICKFALALFFLILTTTAIHAQNRVSLEDSLKTQSDANGLLNSIFSSRKPATADTSRHEKNFFWAVLPSAAYNPSVGFAIGATSAAGKYFGDRRNTILSVMNAGAYISTNGLSTLEFKHNAFTSKNTWNLQGTLQVGKTIAKDNGLGTGRRSVGDGPFHMGDRHFDDNPDEFPIRYTYLKINERIYRKITDHIYIGAGLSFNFYDNIDDNRKNIPVEETHNYRYSIRKGYYPFKYNANGILLNFQYNSRDQPNRAFKGIYADIILRTNQGWLGSNHNAVQLKAEFRKYWSLSDTDPENVFAFWHWANYLLSGSLPYLELPGTASDAYGRIGRAFIIGRFKGPSFVYNEAEYRFPLTKNKLLSGVTFVNIESANNQRDIKLFRYWEPGAGFGLRLLFNKYTRSNMCFDYARGSYGSNGFFLGLNEVF; from the coding sequence TTGATTTCACTTATTTGCAAATTTGCCCTTGCGCTATTTTTTCTTATCCTAACCACAACCGCCATTCACGCGCAAAACAGGGTTAGTTTAGAGGATTCGCTAAAAACCCAAAGTGATGCCAATGGCCTTTTAAATTCAATTTTCAGCAGCAGGAAGCCGGCTACAGCCGATACCAGCCGGCATGAAAAAAACTTTTTTTGGGCGGTATTGCCATCAGCCGCTTACAACCCAAGCGTTGGTTTTGCCATAGGCGCAACATCTGCTGCGGGTAAGTATTTTGGCGATAGGCGTAATACCATATTATCGGTAATGAACGCGGGGGCTTATATATCTACAAACGGCCTCTCCACACTTGAATTTAAACACAATGCCTTTACTTCAAAAAATACCTGGAACCTGCAGGGCACTCTACAGGTAGGCAAAACCATAGCCAAAGATAATGGGCTGGGTACCGGCAGGCGCAGCGTTGGCGACGGCCCCTTTCATATGGGCGACAGGCATTTTGATGATAACCCCGACGAGTTTCCGATCAGGTACACCTATTTAAAAATCAACGAGCGCATTTACCGCAAAATAACCGACCACATTTACATAGGGGCTGGTCTTAGTTTTAATTTTTATGATAACATTGATGATAACCGAAAAAACATCCCGGTTGAAGAAACGCACAACTACCGTTATAGTATACGCAAAGGTTATTATCCGTTTAAATACAATGCCAACGGCATCCTGTTAAATTTTCAGTATAACAGCCGCGATCAGCCCAACCGTGCGTTTAAGGGTATTTATGCCGATATAATTTTGCGAACCAACCAGGGCTGGCTGGGCAGCAACCATAATGCCGTGCAGCTGAAAGCCGAATTCAGGAAGTATTGGAGCCTGAGCGATACCGACCCAGAAAACGTTTTTGCTTTTTGGCACTGGGCCAACTACCTCCTGAGCGGATCGTTACCTTACCTTGAGCTGCCAGGCACAGCAAGTGATGCTTACGGACGTATTGGCCGGGCGTTTATAATAGGACGGTTTAAAGGGCCATCCTTTGTTTATAACGAGGCTGAATACCGTTTTCCACTCACTAAAAACAAATTGCTAAGTGGCGTTACTTTTGTAAATATCGAATCGGCCAATAACCAGCGTGATATCAAATTATTCAGGTACTGGGAGCCCGGTGCCGGTTTTGGGCTAAGGTTGCTGTTTAATAAATACACCCGATCAAACATGTGTTTTGATTACGCCCGCGGCAGTTATGGCTCCAATGGCTTTTTTTTAGGGCTTAACGAAGTATTTTAG
- a CDS encoding SAM-dependent methyltransferase — protein MWYDKLIEQNKVPDLLLRQGIRKLLKQRLADENKGDVEAQQEHLMALIAQLKASPIAVNTADANEQHYEVPTQFYQYCLGKNLKYSSGYWKPGVTDIDTSEDDMLEITCQRAALANGMNILELGCGWGSLSLYMAANFPQSNFTVVSNSRTQKKYIDEQAAKRRISNLIVLTADMNTFTIADKFDRVVSVEMFEHMRNYQLLMAKVASFLKPDGKLFIHIFTHKEYAYLFEVIDETDWMSKYFFTGGIMPSDDLMFYFNDHLLVEKHWHVSGSHYGKTSEAWLSNMDKHKAEIMPLFEQTYGKDQAIKWWVYWRIFYMACAELWNYNNGNEWIVSHYLFHKKAA, from the coding sequence ATGTGGTACGATAAATTAATTGAACAAAATAAAGTCCCGGACCTGCTTTTAAGGCAGGGGATCCGTAAGTTATTAAAGCAACGCCTTGCCGATGAAAATAAAGGCGATGTTGAGGCTCAGCAGGAACATTTAATGGCATTAATTGCCCAGTTAAAGGCATCGCCTATTGCGGTTAATACTGCCGATGCCAATGAACAGCATTATGAAGTACCAACCCAATTTTACCAGTACTGCCTGGGCAAAAATTTAAAATACTCAAGCGGCTACTGGAAACCCGGCGTTACCGATATTGATACATCCGAAGATGACATGCTGGAAATTACCTGCCAACGGGCAGCATTAGCCAATGGCATGAATATTTTGGAACTGGGTTGTGGCTGGGGTTCGTTATCCTTGTACATGGCAGCTAACTTTCCGCAGAGTAACTTTACGGTAGTATCAAATTCGCGCACGCAAAAAAAATATATTGATGAACAGGCCGCCAAGCGTAGAATAAGCAACCTTATTGTGCTTACCGCCGATATGAACACTTTTACGATAGCCGACAAATTCGACCGCGTGGTATCGGTAGAGATGTTTGAGCACATGCGTAACTACCAGTTGCTGATGGCCAAAGTAGCGTCGTTTTTAAAGCCAGATGGAAAGCTGTTCATTCATATATTTACGCACAAGGAATACGCTTACCTGTTTGAGGTAATTGACGAAACCGACTGGATGAGCAAATACTTTTTTACCGGAGGCATTATGCCCAGCGACGACCTGATGTTTTATTTTAACGACCACCTGCTGGTTGAAAAACACTGGCACGTAAGCGGCAGCCATTACGGCAAAACATCCGAAGCATGGCTAAGCAATATGGATAAACACAAAGCCGAAATTATGCCATTGTTTGAGCAAACCTATGGGAAGGACCAGGCCATAAAATGGTGGGTGTACTGGCGTATATTTTACATGGCTTGTGCCGAGCTGTGGAACTATAATAACGGAAACGAATGGATTGTAAGTCACTATTTATTTCATAAAAAAGCAGCATGA
- a CDS encoding alpha/beta hydrolase, producing the protein MIRFVICIILLLISLLTIFKAFEYTMWMVSIIATEFCWVFILFSLAALLSGFFSAKYQLAGTITGVLALILFTTPIIRAYNVAANLKQNFTAAFGPGSTIVDGANTQSPYSFFNMFRGSKEVAYKTYIYNKYPDLNLTMDYFPSQKVGNRPCVVVVHGGSWNKGDNKQLPELNSYLATIGYNVAAITYRLAPKYQTPAPVEDVHAAFAYLRAHAAELHIDTNNFILLGRSAGAQIALLAAYTLHDQGLKAVIDYYGPADMVWGYSIPSSRLIMDSRKVMRDYIGGAYQQVPQKFAACSPLEFVGKQALPTLIIHGENDVLVSPEHSRRLTLKLEQNGIKHFYLKLPWATHGFDFNLNGPGGQLATYTVERFLNTVTK; encoded by the coding sequence ATGATCCGTTTTGTAATCTGCATTATACTATTGCTGATATCCTTACTCACTATTTTTAAAGCGTTTGAATACACCATGTGGATGGTATCCATCATCGCCACGGAGTTTTGCTGGGTGTTTATCCTGTTTAGTTTGGCCGCGCTTTTGTCGGGCTTTTTTTCTGCAAAATACCAGCTGGCCGGAACGATTACGGGTGTTTTGGCACTTATTTTATTTACCACACCAATAATCAGAGCCTATAATGTAGCCGCAAATCTTAAGCAGAATTTTACCGCTGCGTTTGGCCCGGGCAGCACTATTGTTGACGGTGCCAATACACAATCGCCCTATAGTTTTTTTAATATGTTCAGAGGAAGCAAGGAGGTTGCCTATAAAACTTACATCTACAACAAGTACCCGGATTTAAACCTTACTATGGATTATTTCCCCTCACAAAAAGTGGGTAACAGGCCCTGCGTAGTTGTTGTACACGGTGGTTCATGGAATAAGGGCGATAATAAACAACTACCCGAATTAAACAGCTATTTGGCAACCATAGGTTATAACGTAGCGGCCATAACTTATCGCCTGGCGCCCAAATACCAAACGCCTGCGCCGGTAGAGGATGTGCATGCCGCTTTTGCCTACCTGCGTGCACATGCTGCGGAGTTACATATCGATACCAATAATTTTATTTTGCTGGGCCGGTCGGCCGGGGCGCAGATAGCTTTGTTGGCTGCTTACACCTTGCACGATCAGGGATTAAAAGCCGTAATTGATTATTATGGGCCGGCAGATATGGTTTGGGGATATTCCATCCCATCAAGCCGGTTGATCATGGACTCGCGTAAAGTGATGCGCGATTACATAGGGGGCGCTTATCAGCAGGTGCCGCAAAAGTTTGCGGCTTGCTCGCCACTGGAGTTTGTGGGTAAGCAAGCCTTGCCTACACTGATCATCCACGGCGAAAACGATGTATTGGTATCGCCCGAGCACAGCCGGAGGTTAACCCTGAAGCTGGAACAAAACGGCATCAAACATTTTTACTTAAAACTGCCCTGGGCTACGCACGGCTTCGATTTTAATTTAAACGGGCCTGGCGGGCAGCTGGCTACTTATACGGTTGAACGTTTTTTAAATACGGTAACAAAATAA
- a CDS encoding NAD(P)/FAD-dependent oxidoreductase, producing MLKTAIIGTGIAGMGCGHFLHPNSDLTFYEQNDYVGGHTNTVTVDEEGKPVYVDTGFMVFNYHTYPNLCRLFAEIGAPVKKTDMSFSVQHVPTGLEYSGSSVNHLFAQRKNIFNIKYIKMLMQIGRFNKDSVKIVDDPKYANYSIGRYVKEFGFGEEMLWKYLVPMSSAVWSTPMEQMLDFPAVTLIRFFQNHGFLGLDTQHQWYTLENGSQSYREILIRPFKDRIHINRKATQVVRTPNGKVTVHAADGSQETFDRVIIATHGDEALALLDTPTPREHSLLSCFKYQYNKATLHTDESIMPKTKLAWASWNYRIQNQDGKLNPSTIYWMNMLQGVSDKKNYFVSINPHDNIDPKKIIREIDYHHPLFDVPAINAQQQLYKLNLDGPVYFCGSYFKYGFHEDAFASAVKLCSQLLGRPVYDESVVIQPAV from the coding sequence ATGTTAAAAACGGCTATTATAGGCACCGGTATTGCCGGTATGGGCTGCGGCCATTTCCTGCACCCCAACAGCGACCTTACTTTTTACGAGCAAAACGACTATGTTGGCGGCCATACCAATACTGTAACGGTAGACGAAGAGGGTAAGCCCGTGTATGTAGATACCGGCTTTATGGTTTTTAACTACCATACTTACCCCAACTTGTGCCGACTGTTTGCCGAGATTGGCGCACCGGTTAAAAAAACCGATATGTCGTTCAGTGTGCAGCACGTGCCTACCGGGTTGGAGTATTCGGGTTCGAGTGTAAACCACCTATTTGCACAGCGCAAAAACATCTTTAATATTAAATACATTAAAATGCTGATGCAGATTGGCAGGTTTAATAAAGATAGCGTTAAAATTGTTGACGACCCAAAGTATGCCAATTATTCGATAGGCCGGTATGTAAAAGAGTTTGGTTTTGGCGAAGAAATGCTGTGGAAATATTTGGTGCCCATGAGCTCGGCTGTATGGTCTACCCCGATGGAGCAGATGCTGGATTTTCCAGCTGTAACGCTTATCCGTTTTTTTCAGAATCATGGCTTTTTAGGGCTGGATACCCAGCACCAGTGGTATACGTTAGAGAACGGGAGTCAATCGTACCGGGAAATCCTGATCAGGCCGTTTAAAGACCGTATTCATATAAACCGCAAAGCTACCCAGGTTGTGCGTACCCCCAACGGTAAAGTAACAGTGCATGCAGCCGACGGCTCGCAGGAAACATTCGACAGGGTGATTATAGCAACCCATGGCGATGAGGCCCTTGCCTTGTTGGATACGCCTACACCGCGCGAGCACAGCCTGCTATCATGCTTTAAATACCAGTACAATAAAGCCACCCTGCATACCGACGAAAGCATTATGCCCAAAACCAAACTGGCATGGGCAAGCTGGAACTACCGCATCCAAAACCAGGACGGCAAGCTAAACCCCAGTACCATTTACTGGATGAACATGCTGCAGGGCGTATCAGATAAAAAGAACTATTTTGTATCCATCAACCCGCACGATAACATAGACCCTAAAAAGATCATCCGCGAGATTGATTACCATCACCCTTTGTTTGACGTGCCTGCCATAAACGCCCAGCAGCAGTTGTATAAGCTAAACCTTGATGGGCCGGTTTATTTTTGCGGCAGCTATTTTAAATACGGCTTCCACGAGGATGCCTTTGCCAGTGCGGTTAAACTTTGCTCGCAGTTGCTGGGCAGGCCGGTGTATGATGAAAGTGTGGTGATACAGCCGGCGGTATAA